The Desulfomicrobium orale DSM 12838 genome includes a window with the following:
- a CDS encoding YkgJ family cysteine cluster protein — translation MNFDLTPFFAEYEALAAQTDALFQRVSGDFSAEVKCCQGCSDCCHALFDVTLVEALYLNAKFLLLDEALRNEILIAADKADRRAHVLKKKASREAEERPHEEILTGVAKERLRCPLLDQNNQCRLYAFRPVTCRVYGIPLEIGGASRTCGLSGFAPGRAYPAVKLERVQDRLLGLSNRLLDALGSPYPDFRMMYVPVSTAVMTVYSDEYFGLGSGSGQPDTVEAENA, via the coding sequence ATGAATTTTGATCTGACTCCTTTTTTTGCAGAATACGAGGCGCTTGCCGCCCAGACTGACGCTTTGTTTCAGAGGGTGTCCGGAGATTTTTCCGCCGAGGTCAAATGCTGCCAGGGATGCAGCGATTGCTGCCATGCGCTTTTTGACGTTACGCTCGTGGAGGCCTTGTATCTCAATGCGAAATTTCTTTTGCTGGACGAAGCCCTGCGGAATGAAATTCTGATCGCTGCGGACAAGGCGGACCGGCGGGCCCATGTGCTCAAGAAGAAGGCTTCGCGGGAGGCTGAAGAGCGGCCTCATGAGGAAATACTGACCGGTGTGGCCAAAGAGCGGCTGCGCTGTCCGCTTTTGGACCAGAATAACCAATGCCGGTTATACGCTTTCCGCCCGGTCACCTGCCGCGTATACGGTATTCCGCTGGAAATCGGGGGGGCTTCCCGTACATGCGGCCTGTCGGGCTTTGCGCCCGGCCGTGCATACCCGGCTGTGAAACTGGAACGCGTTCAGGACCGCCTGCTTGGGCTGAGCAACAGGCTGCTTGACGCCCTGGGGTCGCCCTATCCGGATTTCCGGATGATGTATGTGCCCGTATCCACGGCGGTGATGACGGTGTACTCTGACGAGTATTTCGGCCTGGGCTCTGGTTCAGGGCAGCCGGATACTGTGGAGGCGGAGAATGCGTAA
- a CDS encoding tetratricopeptide repeat protein, with the protein MNKADYGPKTVVALKAALNESPDSAALLYNLGVSLVAERNYVEAQKAFEEALAIEPEIAEAYVQLGGLAMHRGDLDTCLTMNRKAAEIRPRFAVPWGNIGFVYMQQQNPDKAVKALKKAIGLDPQFIQAHTTLGSAYLALGDPDGCIMQCAKAIELEPMFGPAYNNIGLAYLEKGEPEKALPYFDKARETGFEVEEEILSEIASHR; encoded by the coding sequence ATGAACAAAGCTGATTATGGTCCAAAGACAGTGGTGGCGCTGAAAGCCGCCCTGAATGAAAGCCCCGATTCTGCTGCTCTGCTGTATAATCTGGGAGTCTCTCTGGTGGCCGAGCGCAATTACGTCGAGGCTCAGAAGGCCTTTGAGGAAGCTCTGGCCATAGAGCCGGAGATTGCCGAGGCGTATGTGCAGTTGGGCGGTCTGGCCATGCATCGCGGCGATCTGGATACATGTCTGACCATGAACAGGAAGGCCGCCGAGATCCGTCCGCGTTTTGCCGTGCCCTGGGGAAACATCGGCTTCGTGTACATGCAGCAGCAGAACCCGGACAAGGCGGTCAAGGCGTTGAAGAAGGCCATCGGGCTCGATCCACAGTTCATTCAGGCCCATACGACTCTCGGCAGCGCCTATCTTGCCTTGGGCGATCCGGATGGCTGTATCATGCAGTGTGCCAAGGCCATCGAGTTGGAGCCCATGTTTGGACCGGCCTACAACAACATCGGTCTGGCTTATCTGGAGAAGGGAGAACCGGAAAAGGCTCTGCCGTACTTCGACAAGGCCCGGGAGACGGGATTTGAAGTGGAGGAGGAGATCCTGTCGGAGATCGCCTCGCATCGCTAG
- the dsrA gene encoding dissimilatory-type sulfite reductase subunit alpha, with product MAKHATPLLDQLQSGPWPSFVTDIKEEAERRHKNEKNVKYQIPVDVCDDLLGILELSYKDGTTHWKHGGIVGVFGYGGGVIGRYCDQPEMFPGVAHFHTIRVAQPAGMYYTSEFLRQLCDLWEMRGSGLTNMHGATGDIVLLGTTTPQLEEFFFDLTHKLNNDLGGSGSNLRTPASCLGDSRCEWACYDAQELCYQLTQEYQDELHRPAFPYKFKFKFDGCPNGCVASIARSDMSFIGTWRDEIRIDQEAVAAYIGGEIQPNGGAHSGKDWGPFDIEKEVLDLCPTECMWLEDGKLKINDRECTRCMHCLNVMPRALRIGNDRGLSILVGAKAPILDGAQMGSLLVPFIKVEESYDEIKEIIEGIWEWWMEEGKNRERLGELIKRQGLAKAIAAVGLTPVPQHVQEPRHNPYIFWKEEDVEGGWDRDIAEYRKHHQR from the coding sequence ATGGCTAAACATGCAACCCCGTTGCTGGATCAGCTTCAGAGCGGTCCTTGGCCGAGTTTTGTGACGGACATCAAGGAGGAAGCCGAGAGGCGTCATAAAAACGAAAAGAATGTGAAGTATCAGATCCCGGTGGATGTCTGTGACGACCTGCTGGGGATTCTGGAGCTGTCCTACAAGGACGGCACCACGCACTGGAAGCACGGCGGCATCGTCGGTGTCTTCGGTTACGGCGGCGGCGTCATCGGACGCTATTGCGACCAGCCGGAGATGTTCCCCGGCGTGGCCCATTTTCATACCATCCGTGTGGCTCAGCCCGCTGGCATGTACTACACCTCCGAATTTCTCCGTCAGCTCTGTGACCTGTGGGAAATGCGCGGTTCCGGCCTGACCAACATGCACGGCGCCACCGGTGACATCGTGCTCCTCGGCACTACCACGCCGCAGCTGGAGGAATTTTTCTTCGACCTGACGCACAAGCTGAACAATGACCTGGGCGGCTCCGGCTCCAACCTGCGTACTCCCGCCTCCTGTCTGGGAGATTCCCGCTGTGAATGGGCCTGCTATGATGCGCAGGAGCTGTGTTATCAGCTGACTCAGGAATATCAGGACGAACTGCATCGTCCGGCCTTCCCCTATAAGTTCAAGTTCAAATTTGACGGCTGCCCCAACGGTTGTGTGGCCTCCATCGCCCGTTCGGACATGTCCTTCATCGGTACGTGGCGCGATGAAATCCGCATTGATCAGGAAGCTGTGGCCGCATACATCGGCGGTGAGATTCAGCCCAATGGCGGAGCCCACTCTGGCAAGGATTGGGGCCCCTTCGACATTGAGAAGGAAGTTCTTGACCTCTGTCCGACGGAATGCATGTGGCTGGAAGACGGCAAGCTGAAAATCAACGACCGTGAATGCACCCGCTGCATGCACTGTCTGAACGTCATGCCCCGCGCTCTGCGCATCGGTAACGACCGCGGTCTGTCCATCCTGGTCGGCGCCAAGGCTCCGATTCTTGACGGCGCACAGATGGGCTCCCTGCTGGTGCCTTTCATCAAGGTTGAAGAGTCTTATGACGAGATCAAGGAAATCATTGAAGGCATCTGGGAATGGTGGATGGAAGAAGGCAAGAACCGCGAGCGTCTTGGCGAGCTGATCAAACGCCAGGGCTTGGCCAAGGCTATTGCCGCGGTCGGTCTGACGCCTGTGCCGCAGCATGTGCAGGAACCCCGCCATAATCCGTACATCTTCTGGAAGGAAGAGGACGTCGAGGGCGGCTGGGATCGTGACATCGCCGAATACCGTAAACATCATCAGAGATAA
- a CDS encoding ferredoxin has product MGYSVLVDVDKCSGDGECVDVCPVEVYELQGGKAVAVNEEECLGCESCVEVCEQGAITIEEN; this is encoded by the coding sequence ATGGGTTATTCTGTTTTGGTTGATGTGGACAAGTGTTCCGGCGACGGCGAATGCGTGGATGTCTGTCCTGTCGAGGTCTACGAGCTGCAGGGCGGCAAGGCGGTCGCCGTGAACGAGGAAGAGTGTCTGGGCTGTGAGTCCTGCGTGGAAGTCTGTGAGCAGGGCGCCATCACTATCGAAGAAAACTAA